The genomic window GCACATGCAAAAGAAGCAAGTTTATCGCAATTAGTATTACGCTGGACATCTTTACAAAAAGGAATTGCAATTGTTCTAGCAGGAGCAAGAAACGCAGAACAAGCCATTTCAAATGCCAAAACAATGAATTTCGATTTATCAGCTTCAGAATTGGAATTCATCAATCAAGCAATTGCTAAAATAAAATAATATTTTAAACACATAGAAACATAGTTTTACTTTGTCTATAAAGGCGTTTCACTGCATTAATAAACATAGTCAACATAATCTTGTTATTCCGAGGAACGAGGAATCTCCACAAGTAACTCCGCACGGTGAGTTGCCAATCTTTGTAGAGCTTCTCGCGGAGATTCCTCGTTCCTCAGAATGACAAACTTTGTGAACTATGTGTTAGAAACCAGTTTCTTTCCATTCTCTTTTCCAGAAAAAAAATTCTACGTTTCTATGTGTTAAAAAAAATCTCAAAAATTAAATAAATAGAATTTGGGCGTGTCCCTCCGGGTCGGGCTTTCGGCTATATTTTTTACTCCATTTCATTACGCAAAAAGATACCGCCTCTATCCCTCACGCATCCATTTTCATAAGAAATAACAATAAAAATGAAAAAGATATTTATAATTAACGGCGGACAAAAATTCGCACATTCAGGAGGACAATTTAATAAAACTGTTCAAGACTGGACAACTGAATTTCTTTCTAAAAACAACGATTACGAAATAAAAACAACTCATATTGAAGACGAAATAGATCTTCAAAAAGAAGTAGAAAAATTCGTTTGGGCAGATGTAATCATCTATCATACACCTGTTTGGTGGTTTCAAATTCCGAATCTTTTCAAAAAATATATCGATGATGTTTTTACGCAAGGACACAACAACGGAATCTATAAAAACGACGGAAGAAGCCGTGTAAATCCTGATATCAACTACGGAACTGGCGGACTTCTACACGGGCGCAAATACATGCTCACCACGAGCTGGAATGCACCTGCAACCGCTTTTACACTTCCAGGAGAGTTCTTTGAAGAAACTTCTGTCGATGACGGCGTAATGTTTGGCTTCCATAAAATGAACAAATTTACTGGAATGGAAAAACTAAACGGATTCCATTTTCATGATGTAGAAAAAGGCGCAACACCAGAAAATATTATTATCTTTAAAGAACAATACGCCAAACACCTAGAGCAAACCTTTAAAAACTTATAATTATGATTTCGATTACCGCAATTTTAAAAAGTAAACCAGAACATTTAGTTGAAATTAAAAATATGCTTACTCATCTAGTTACTGAAACAAGAAAAGAAGCTGCATGTATTCGTTACGATTTACATACTTCTGACAATGTTTTTATTCTTTGGGAAGAATGGAAAGATCAACCAGGATTAGATCTGCATAATACCCAATCTTACTTGCAAGAATTTATCAAAAAAACCGAACACCTAGTTTCAAGCCCGATTCAGGTTTACAAAACAGAACAGATTCTCTAAAGGTTTTTCGCCACGAATTCACGAATTTATTTTTCAAAATCTATACGCAAAGGATTTAAAATAATTCGTGACTCGAGCGATAGCGAACAGGCGAAGCAATTCGTGGCTATAAAAAACTACTTTATCCCTCCAAATGCTCCAAAACACATATTTTTGTGTAAAATTTCGACTTTTGAAAAACCTACTTTTTTCATCAAATCCAATTGATAATTCATAGATCTTGGCGAATCTTCTTTTTCGATATAATCCAAAACTTTCTGACGGTACTCCGCCCCTCCTATTCCTTCTAAATACTCGCCGTAACGCTGCCAAGTATATTCGTTTAATAATTCCGTATCCTGCGTTATTAAATCAGAAATCATCAAACAGCCACCTGGCTTCAACAATTTAAATAATTTTGTAAAAGTCGTTTCCCAATCGTTATCATCACGCAAATGATGCAAAACTGCACCTGCCAAGATAATATCAAAACTATTTTCTTCTAAATCTATTTCTCGAATATCACCTTGTTTGATTTCAACTTTTCCTTTTGTTTCTGCTGAAACTCTTTTAAAAGCACGATTCAACATTGGCAAACTCAAATCGACCAAAGTGCAATTCAAGTTTGGCGCTTTAGATAGCATTTTTAAAGTATAATTACCAGCTCCGCAACCCACATCCAAAATAGTTACAGCATTTGGTACAATGCGTTTTGAAGCTTCCGTTATTAATTCTAAAGAAATAGTGGCGTCAATTGTGGCAACTTGTCCTGTCT from Flavobacterium sp. KACC 22763 includes these protein-coding regions:
- a CDS encoding NAD(P)H-dependent oxidoreductase codes for the protein MKKIFIINGGQKFAHSGGQFNKTVQDWTTEFLSKNNDYEIKTTHIEDEIDLQKEVEKFVWADVIIYHTPVWWFQIPNLFKKYIDDVFTQGHNNGIYKNDGRSRVNPDINYGTGGLLHGRKYMLTTSWNAPATAFTLPGEFFEETSVDDGVMFGFHKMNKFTGMEKLNGFHFHDVEKGATPENIIIFKEQYAKHLEQTFKNL
- a CDS encoding putative quinol monooxygenase is translated as MISITAILKSKPEHLVEIKNMLTHLVTETRKEAACIRYDLHTSDNVFILWEEWKDQPGLDLHNTQSYLQEFIKKTEHLVSSPIQVYKTEQIL
- a CDS encoding class I SAM-dependent methyltransferase gives rise to the protein MKKSTIEEIKERFDNDVERFSNLETGQVATIDATISLELITEASKRIVPNAVTILDVGCGAGNYTLKMLSKAPNLNCTLVDLSLPMLNRAFKRVSAETKGKVEIKQGDIREIDLEENSFDIILAGAVLHHLRDDNDWETTFTKLFKLLKPGGCLMISDLITQDTELLNEYTWQRYGEYLEGIGGAEYRQKVLDYIEKEDSPRSMNYQLDLMKKVGFSKVEILHKNMCFGAFGGIK